In Tubulanus polymorphus chromosome 8, tnTubPoly1.2, whole genome shotgun sequence, one genomic interval encodes:
- the LOC141909798 gene encoding Golgi SNAP receptor complex member 2-like, with product MAMESLYHQTNKMVHEVQNSLSRLEQATGDDVHLVENEVRARIDQVVSNCERLEILVNKEPATRRANAKLRIDQLKYDCQHLQAAMRNQQHKRYQREEEEREREALMSRTFTTNDADTSIMIDHALQHHNRLHTSNREMDNLIDHGSGILTNLRDQRHTLKGAQKRILDIANTLGLSNTVMRLIEKRTYQDKIIMAIGMIATCLVMFVVWKYLG from the exons ATGGCGATGGAATCACTTTATCATCAGACCAATAAAATGGTTCACGAGGTTCAGAATAGTTTGTCTCGTTTAGAGCAGGCTACGGGAGACGACGTACACCTCGTAGAGAATGAGGTTCGAGCTCGTATCGATCAGGTCGTCAGTAACTGCGAACGTCTCGAGATTTTAGTCAATAAAGAACCGGCGACGCGACGAGCCAACGCTAAACTCAGAATAGATCAACTTAAATACGACTGTCAACATTTACAGGCGGCAATGAGAAATCAACAGCATAAACG ATATCAACGAGAAGAAGAGGAACGTGAAAGAGAGGCTCTGATGTCGCGTACGTTTACGACGAACGACGCCGACACGTCAATCATGATAGACCACGCCCTCCAACATCACAATCGTCTACACACGTCGAACAGAGAGATGGATAATCTGATCGATCACGGCTCGGGAATCCTGACGAATCTACGCGATCAGCGTCACACGTTGAAAGGCGCTCAGAAGCGTATTCTAGACATTGCTAATACGCTCGGACTATCGAATACGGTTATGCGTCTGATAGAAAAACGAACGTATCAGGATAAAATAATCATGGCTATCGGGATGATCGCTACTTGTCTCGTCATGTTCGTTGTATGGAAGTATTTAGGTTAA
- the LOC141909650 gene encoding phospholipase A and acyltransferase 5-like, producing MEANNYNNNNQSSRRCHGDTRLSSPSTPPSRRAWRPEDVVARGGANPQRGGSPILMSPLGNFIRASDLQAEPGDLIEINRTIYCHWALYVGDGKAIHITGENSEISQENVACRLDDLVDIAGASRVRVNNREVPAKERGLVALPVDEIITRARSQLGENLEYNLLTRNCEHYVTEWRYGVGWSDQADIALGVMTMFSQFNRKPDSAASNSTSAHNAMMTGIEALLQQTLQQRSNNSSPRNNSTDHHHHSLLR from the exons ATGGAAGCTAATAACTACAACAATAATAATCAGAGCAGCCGCCGTTGTCATGGTGATACACGATTGAGCAGCCCGTCGACGCCACCGTCCCGTCGGGCATGGCGGCCCGAGGATGTAGTAGCCCGTGGTGGTGCGAATCCGCAGCGGGGCGGATCCCCGATTCTGATGAGCCCGCTCGGTAACTTTATACGGGCCAGCGACCTGCAGGCGGAGCCGGGGGATTTGATCGAAATCAATCGTACTATTTACTGCCATTGGGCGTTATACGTCGGCGATGGAAAAGCGATTCACATCACCGGCGAAAACTCTGAAATCTCTCAGGAGAACGTCGCGTGTCGTCTCGACGATCTGGTCGACATCGCCGGAGCCAGTCGCGTTCGTGTCAACAATCGAGAAGTGCCGGCTAAAGAACGTGGACTGGTGGCGCTACCGGTGGATGAGATTATAACCCGAGCTCGTTCGCAACTCGGAGAGAACTTGGAGTATAATTTACTGACGAGAAACTGTGAACACTACGTGACGGAGTGGAGGTACGGAGTCGGCTGGAGTGATCAG GCTGATATCGCTCTGGGCGTGATGACGATGTTCTCTCAATTCAACCGCAAACCGGACTCAGCCGCGAGTAATTCTACGTCTGCTCACAACGCGATGATGACCGGTATCGAAGCATTGTTACAACAGACTTTACAACAACGTAGCAACAATTCGTCGCCTAGAAACAATTCTAcggatcatcatcatcatagtCTACTTCGCTAG
- the LOC141910082 gene encoding gem-associated protein 7-like, producing MDDIDPNLSTENLEKQQEQRTFLRERFLRAMNGLVNKSIQIQMYGETRVNADFGSADIEFQKIHVCNLATPMGVLPNALLRTTDIISLNVELSS from the coding sequence ATGGACGACATTGACCCGAATTTATCGACGgagaatttggaaaaacagCAAGAACAACGAACGTTTCTACGCGAGCGTTTTCTCCGCGCAATGAACGGACTCGtaaacaaatcaattcaaattcaaatgtatGGTGAAACACGAGTGAACGCCGACTTCGGTAGCGCGGATAtcgaatttcagaaaatacaCGTCTGTAACCTAGCAACACCGATGGGCGTGTTACCGAACGCATTGTTGCGAACAACCGATATCATCTCGTTAAATGTGGAATTAAGTTCATGA
- the LOC141909713 gene encoding large ribosomal subunit protein uL10-like isoform X1, translated as MVKEDRSTWKANYFVKLIRLLDEYPTCFIVGADNVGSKQMQQIRSSLRGESEILFGKNTMMRKAIRGHLENNPSLEKLLPHLKGNVGFVFTKHDLNDVRQKLLENKVQAPAKAGAIAPLDVTIPKQNTGLGPEKTSFFQALSIPTKIARGTVEILNDVRLISEGDKVGASEATLLNMLNISPFSYGLTIYQVYDSGTVFSPEVLDITDEDIRKKFLQGVTNVASLSLQIGYPTIASVPHSIVNGFKNLLSLAAVTDITFKEAETMKEYLADPSKFAAVAAAATPAAGSGAAEEKKEEAKEESEEESDDDMGFGLFD; from the exons CGATTGTTAGATGAATACCCGACCTGTTTCATCGTCGGCGCCGACAATGTCGGATCGAAGCAGATGCAACAGATTCGTTCGTCTCTTCGCGGCGAATCGGAGATTCTGTTCGGTAAGAATACGATGATGCGAAAAGCGATTCGCGGTCACCTCGAGAACAATCCCTCGTTAGAGAA ATTGTTGCCTCATTTGAAAGGAAACGTCGGCTTCGTTTTCACGAAACACGATTTGAACGACGTTCGTCAGAAACTTCTCGAGAATAAGGTGCAAGCCCCGGCGAAGGCTGGAGCTATCGCCCCTCTTGACGTAACCATCCCGAAACAGAACACCGGTCTCGGCCCGGAGAAAACCTCTTTCTTCCAAGCTCTCTCGATCCCTACGAAGATCGCTAGGGGTACGGTCGAAATCTTG aaTGACGTGAGACTGATCAGTGAAGGTGATAAAGTCGGTGCCAGTGAAGCCACTTTATTGAACATGTTGAACATCTCTCCGTTCTCGTACGGTTTAACAATCTACCAGG TCTATGATTCCGGCACGGTTTTCAGTCCTGAAGTTCTGGATATTACTGACGAAGATATCCGGAAGAAATTCCTCCAG ggtgtGACGAACGTCGCCAGTCTGTCGCTGCAGATCGGTTATCCAACAATCGCGTCCGTTCCGCATTCGATCGTCAACGGTTTCAAGAATCTGTTGTCGCTCGCCGCCGTCACTGATATCACATTCAAAGAAGCCGAAACG ATGAAGGAATATTTGGCAGATCCTAGTAAGTTCGCGGCTGTAGCAGCTGCCGCCACACCAGCTGCTGGCTCGGGTGCTGCTGAAGAGAAGAAAGAAGAGGCAAAGGAAGAGTCGGAAGAGGAAAGCGACGATGACATGGGTTTCGGTTTATTCGATTAA
- the LOC141909713 gene encoding large ribosomal subunit protein uL10-like isoform X2, protein MQQIRSSLRGESEILFGKNTMMRKAIRGHLENNPSLEKLLPHLKGNVGFVFTKHDLNDVRQKLLENKVQAPAKAGAIAPLDVTIPKQNTGLGPEKTSFFQALSIPTKIARGTVEILNDVRLISEGDKVGASEATLLNMLNISPFSYGLTIYQVYDSGTVFSPEVLDITDEDIRKKFLQGVTNVASLSLQIGYPTIASVPHSIVNGFKNLLSLAAVTDITFKEAETMKEYLADPSKFAAVAAAATPAAGSGAAEEKKEEAKEESEEESDDDMGFGLFD, encoded by the exons ATGCAACAGATTCGTTCGTCTCTTCGCGGCGAATCGGAGATTCTGTTCGGTAAGAATACGATGATGCGAAAAGCGATTCGCGGTCACCTCGAGAACAATCCCTCGTTAGAGAA ATTGTTGCCTCATTTGAAAGGAAACGTCGGCTTCGTTTTCACGAAACACGATTTGAACGACGTTCGTCAGAAACTTCTCGAGAATAAGGTGCAAGCCCCGGCGAAGGCTGGAGCTATCGCCCCTCTTGACGTAACCATCCCGAAACAGAACACCGGTCTCGGCCCGGAGAAAACCTCTTTCTTCCAAGCTCTCTCGATCCCTACGAAGATCGCTAGGGGTACGGTCGAAATCTTG aaTGACGTGAGACTGATCAGTGAAGGTGATAAAGTCGGTGCCAGTGAAGCCACTTTATTGAACATGTTGAACATCTCTCCGTTCTCGTACGGTTTAACAATCTACCAGG TCTATGATTCCGGCACGGTTTTCAGTCCTGAAGTTCTGGATATTACTGACGAAGATATCCGGAAGAAATTCCTCCAG ggtgtGACGAACGTCGCCAGTCTGTCGCTGCAGATCGGTTATCCAACAATCGCGTCCGTTCCGCATTCGATCGTCAACGGTTTCAAGAATCTGTTGTCGCTCGCCGCCGTCACTGATATCACATTCAAAGAAGCCGAAACG ATGAAGGAATATTTGGCAGATCCTAGTAAGTTCGCGGCTGTAGCAGCTGCCGCCACACCAGCTGCTGGCTCGGGTGCTGCTGAAGAGAAGAAAGAAGAGGCAAAGGAAGAGTCGGAAGAGGAAAGCGACGATGACATGGGTTTCGGTTTATTCGATTAA